In Nitrospirota bacterium, the genomic window CCGTAGCCCTCCCGGCCCATCATGCCGTAGGTGAAGTTCTTCCCCTCCTCCACGCCGGGCTGGTTGAAGGCGTTGACTCCGTAGAGGCATCCGGCGAACGCCGTGGCCAGCTCGAAAAAGAGGAAGAGCTGCCCGAGGTGAGCGGCGTCCACCACC contains:
- a CDS encoding glucose-6-phosphate isomerase (catalyzes the formation of D-fructose 6-phosphate from D-glucose 6-phosphate) — encoded protein: VVDAAHLGQLFLFFELATAFAGCLYGVNAFNQPGVEEGKNFTYGMMGREGYGEKRAEVLESRKKKVWKA